A genome region from Crossiella equi includes the following:
- a CDS encoding YciI family protein: MYIVLLNYTASTDQVDLVLPEHSAWLDRQYAAGNFLLSGRCRTLGTTHDRLIIARPMLRGQLDAILATDPFKLRRVVRHEVIDFEASRTAPGLLAYNELLAS, from the coding sequence ATGTACATCGTGCTGCTGAACTACACCGCCTCGACCGACCAGGTCGATTTGGTACTGCCGGAGCACTCGGCCTGGCTCGACCGTCAGTACGCGGCAGGGAACTTCCTGCTCTCCGGCCGCTGCCGGACCCTCGGGACCACCCACGACCGACTGATCATCGCCCGTCCCATGCTGCGTGGGCAGCTCGACGCGATCCTGGCCACGGACCCGTTCAAGCTGCGCAGGGTGGTCCGCCACGAGGTGATCGACTTCGAGGCGTCCCGCACCGCGCCCGGCCTCCTGGCGTACAACGAGCTACTCGCGAGTTAA